Proteins encoded by one window of Anopheles maculipalpis chromosome 2RL, idAnoMacuDA_375_x, whole genome shotgun sequence:
- the LOC126567858 gene encoding neurofilament heavy polypeptide-like yields MRLTLALGVALLAILGTVTAKPSSAGSCSKQEEGATYGIAGDCQKYLVCKKGSLEIKECKSKTSYDTLSGNCVETASATCAVETSPEPEPQPEPVPEPEPEPEESPEQYDYLCQKVLYGVRVHPNACDRFLVCSKEKASIELCAEGFIFVADFISCVAGNVETCTIQSVEPSTTESFPSGSDESEESKESENGSDEESSEASGPYDYLCAKTLLGNVAHPESCKKYISCYKYKGKEETCKKGYAYSSTLHLCVKQKNGGCADAPEEEPTTEAAIPEPEPEPEPEPSNPPSEENGSDEESSEASGPYDYLCAKTLLGNVAHPESCKKYISCYKYKGKEETCKKGYAYSSTLHLCVKQKNGGCADAPEEEPTTEAAIPQPEPEPEPEPSNPPSEENGSDEESSEASGPYDYLCAKTLIGNVAHPESCKKYISCYKYKGKEETCKKGYAYSSTLHLCVKQKNGGCADAPEEEPTTEAAIPEPEPEPEPEPSNPPSEENGSDEESSEASGPYDYLCAKTLLGNVAHPESCKKYISCYKYKGKEETCKKGYAYSSTLHLCVKQKNGGCADAPEEEPTTEAAIPEPEPEPEPEPSNPPSEENGSDEESSEASGPYDYLCAKTLLGNVAHPESCTKYISCYKYKGKEETCKKGYAYSSTLHLCVKQKNGGCADAPEEEPTTEAAIPEPEPEPEPEPSNPPSEENGSDEESSEASGPYDYLCAKTLLGNVAHPDSCKKYISCYKYKGKEETCKKGYAYSSTLHLCVKQKNGGCADAPEEEPTTEAAIPEPEPEPEPEPSNPPSEENGSDEESSEASGPYDYLCAKTLLGNVAHPDSCTKYISCYKYKGKEQNCKKGYYFSVYLRLCIKGNSETCADINGGDHGSTEAEPQPEPTEESTTTTELVPPETGGDPGETNNGCIEGFTGFLPIQNDCASYVYCFQGEPGVRTCLENYIYYDPFKTCLPGDPVLCQLYSV; encoded by the exons ATGAGACTTACACTGGCATTAGGTGTGGCCTTGTTAGCCATTCTTGGTACAGTCACAGCAAAACCATCGTCGGCGGGAAGCTGTTCTAAGCAAGAGGAAGGAGCAACCTACGGCATTGCGGGTGATTGTCAGAAGTATTTGGTGTGCAAGAAAGGTTCGTTGGAGATCAAGGAATGCAAGAGTAAGACCAGCTATGACACGCTAAGCGGCAATTGTGTGGAGACTGCATCTGCTACTTGCGCTGTTGAAACTAGCCCAGAACCGGAACCTCAACCTGAACCAGTGCCTGAGCCAGAACCCGAACCGGAAGAAAGCCCGGAGCAGTATGACTACCTTTGCCAGAAGGTGTTGTATGGTGTACGAGTGCATCCAAACGCATGCGACCGATTCCTAGTTTGTTCTAAAGAAAAGGCATCCATTGAACTGTGTGCAGAAGGATTCATTTTCGTGGCTGATTTTATCAGCTGTGTGGCGGGAAATGTGGAGACATGTACGATTCAGTCGGTAGAACCGTCGACCACTGAAAGTTTTCCAAGCGGCTCAGATGAATCGGAAGAAAGTAAAGAATCTG AGAACGGATCTGATGAGGAATCGTCGGAAGCTTCTGGTCCATATGACTATCTGTGTGCCAAGACTCTGCTAGGAAATGTGGCTCATCCTGAGTCCTGCAAGAAGTACATCTCGTGCTACAAGTACAAGGGTAAGGAGGAGACCTGCAAGAAGGGCTATGCCTACTCGTCTACTCTGCATCTGTGTGTCAAGCAGAAGAACGGAGGATGTGCTGATGCTCCGGAAGAAGAACCTACTACTGAAGCCGCCATTCCCGAGCCAGAACCTGAACCTGAACCAGAGCCATCGAACCCCCCATCTGAAGAGAACGGATCTGATGAGGAATCGTCGGAAGCTTCTGGTCCATATGACTATCTGTGTGCCAAGACTCTGCTAGGAAATGTGGCGCATCCTGAGTCCTGCAAGAAGTACATCTCGTGCTACAAGTACAAGGGTAAGGAGGAGACCTGCAAGAAGGGCTATGCCTACTCGTCTACTCTGCATCTGTGTGTCAAGCAGAAGAACGGAGGATGTGCTGATGCTCCGGAAGAAGAACCTACTACTGAAGCCGCCATTCCCCAGCCAGAACCTGAACCTGAACCAGAGCCATCGAACCCCCCATCTGAAGAGAACGGATCTGATGAGGAATCCTCGGAAGCTTCTGGTCCATATGACTATCTGTGTGCCAAGACTCTGATAGGAAATGTGGCTCATCCTGAGTCCTGCAAGAAGTACATCTCGTGCTACAAGTACAAGGGCAAGGAGGAGACCTGCAAGAAGGGCTATGCCTACTCGTCTACTCTGCATCTGTGTGTCAAGCAGAAGAACGGAGGATGTGCTGATGCTCCGGAAGAAGAACCTACTACTGAAGCCGCCATTCCCGAGCCAGAACCTGAACCTGAGCCAGAGCCATCGAACCCCCCATCTGAAGAGAACGGATCTGATGAGGAATCCTCGGAAGCTTCTGGTCCATATGACTATCTGTGTGCCAAGACTCTGCTAGGAAATGTGGCTCATCCTGAGTCCTGCAAGAAGTACATCTCGTGCTACAAGTACAAGGGTAAGGAGGAGACCTGCAAGAAGGGCTATGCCTACTCGTCTACTCTGCATCTGTGTGTCAAGCAGAAGAACGGAGGATGTGCTGATGCTCCGGAAGAAGAACCTACTACTGAAGCCGCCATTCCCGAGCCAGAACCTGAACCTGAACCAGAGCCATCGAACCCCCCATCTGAAGAGAACGGATCTGATGAGGAATCCTCGGAAGCTTCTGGTCCATATGACTATCTGTGTGCCAAGACTCTGCTAGGAAATGTAGCTCATCCTGAGTCCTGCACGAAGTACATCTCGTGCTACAAGTACAAGGGCAAGGAGGAGACCTGCAAGAAGGGCTATGCCTACTCGTCTACTCTGCATCTGTGTGTCAAGCAGAAGAACGGAGGATGTGCTGATGCTCCGGAAGAAGAACCTACTACTGAAGCCGCCATTCCCGAGCCAGAACCTGAACCTGAGCCAGAGCCATCGAACCCCCCATCTGAAGAGAACGGATCTGATGAGGAATCCTCGGAAGCTTCTGGTCCATATGACTATCTGTGTGCCAAGACTCTGCTAGGAAATGTGGCTCATCCTGATTCTTGCAAGAAGTACATCTCGTGCTACAAGTACAAGGGCAAGGAGGAGACCTGCAAGAAGGGCTATGCCTACTCGTCTACTCTGCATCTGTGTGTCAAGCAGAAGAACGGAGGATGTGCTGATGCTCCGGAAGAAGAACCTACTACTGAAGCCGCCATTCCCGAGCCAGAACCTGAACCTGAGCCAGAGCCATCGAACCCCCCATCTGAAGAGAACGGATCTGATGAGGAATCCTCGGAAGCTTCTGGTCCATATGACTATCTGTGTGCCAAGACTCTGCTAGGAAATGTGGCTCATCCTGATTCTTGCACGAAGTACATCTCGTGCTACAAGTACAAGGGAAAGGAGCAGAACTGTAAGAAAGGGTATTATTTCTCAGTATATCTTCGACTGTGCATTAAGGGCAATAGTGAAACATGTGCTGACATCAATGGAGGAGACCATGGTTCAACTGAAGCTGAACCACAACCGGAACCGACTGAGGAATCAACCACTACAACTGAGCTGGTTCCTCCCGAAACTGGAGGTGATCCAGGAGAAACCAACAACGGCTGCATTGAAGGTTTCACCGGCTTCTTGCCTATTCAGAATGATTGTGCGAGCTACGTGTACTGTTTCCAGGGAGAGCCAGGAGTCAGAACTTGCCTGGAGAATTACATCTACTACGATCCATTCAAGACTTGCCTCCCAGGTGATCCAGTGCTGTGTCAACTGTATTCGGTTTAG